The window AGTCTTGTCTGTCTCAGCTCCAGACACCCCTCCTCAGTTCCTCAAGGCCACAAAGTTGTCAGACTATGAGGTAAAATTGTCATGGGAACCTCCTCTCAAACCCAATTCAGACATCCTCTACTACATtgtcagaatttggtgagtttggaAAACTTATTTCTATATTTTTATATTAAAGAGATAGAAACAAAACGGAAACGATGCAGCATGaatatttgttttgtttgttaggAATGAAACGACGGAGACATGGCAGAACGTGACAGGCACATCCGTGATTATTCACGTAGACTCAGAGAGTCGCTATAATGCCTCTGTCTCCAGCTGGACCAGACTGGGAGATGGAGGAGTGCTGATCTATATCAGCTTTACCAGCGGTGAAGCAGGTATTGCAAAAATGCTCTGTGAGTTTTGATCTCttattatgttttcattttaATCATTGTGTTCTTTGATTTCTTTGTCTCTCCTGATTCGAAGAGCCAACTGACCCCCCACAGAATGTAACGGTTGTAAATGTGACTGCTTCCTCTCTCACCTTGACGTGGCATCCGCCCACTCAACCCAATGGTATTATTGTGCACTACACTGTTTACATCTCTGAAAACAACACGATGACAGAAAAGGTAAGTCACTGATTATGAATGCAAAAAGATAGTGCATCCTCATTTGATTTTAAGATTTTACCTATCAAGATGCAGTAATAATTCATCTGATTTCTAGTAAAGAACACATGATAACACAGTGGCATTATGCAGCAGCAGAATGTTAAAATCTAATTATACTCTGAGTGCTTCCATAGGATTAATGAGGATAAGTAGCATCCAGGCGCCGTTAATCAAATCGTCTTGATTAACTAATCATCAGCAAGTGAGAGCACCTCTACAAAAACAGATGTTTTGATAATTTGGAGCATACAACATAGATCTCAAAGAAACAGCCAAGCTCATCACTCCAGTTCTTAAGTTTCTACCCTggctaccagtaaactacagatttggtttcaaagtgctactactagtttataaatcactcaacgaCATGGAACCAAAATGCATGTTGGGTCTCCTTCCAATATAAATgttcagcagggctctgagatctttatgaagcagtcagctggtagaaccttggtcagaaccaaacagtgtgaagctgcttttagctactatgctgcacacagatggaatcagcttccttgtGACCTCAAATTTGCCTCatctctagtaacttttaaatcagaattgaaaactttcatgtattcatcagcctttgaatgatttttttcttatgctgcactttctccactgtaactgctcacctttTAACGtagtcttttttctgattctaaTATCTGAAATTAATTTGTATGTTTAATTTGACACTgtaaaccatggcttccttttgtccacactctctaacatgggcatcacagagaaagcacacgcctggttcgaatcgtacctcacaggatgatcattcagtgtatcttggcttggacaatcctctaccgtgcaccatcttgccacaggagtcccccagggctctttactaggacctcttctctttgccatatacaccacctcactgggtgaaaggcatctcctaccactgctatgcagatgacacccagctctatctgtcatttccactggacgaccacactgtctctgtacaaatatcaaactgtctctctgttacgatccaggctgtctagggggcctggggtaacaatgaGGACGCATGTTCTCGTGTTGAAAGtagcaaaacaacatttatttacataaatataaactcaaaacacagataaacaagacacatcagcagcaacgcaaaacgagtaacaactaaaccctcatattaaccaaattaatacAAAACCACAAAAGACCATCACGATTTCCCTTTTACTGAGTGATGTCTTAATAAAATCAAGCGAAGGGGTAAAGTGTACTTTACCCCTAAAAGGCGAACGGTTAAACACAGAGAGTTAAGCTCTCACCAAAGTTGTTACCTAAAACTtaacaaaaccaaaagctgctgaggagacaacagaccagagagaaactccctggcctgctgctccctgaactgagggctggctgacttttatgctgctggtcatcaggatcagctgggaggatctaaccgggaggcaatctagtgagattggagccaggtgctgcatctcctctcacacacaca is drawn from Nothobranchius furzeri strain GRZ-AD chromosome 4, NfurGRZ-RIMD1, whole genome shotgun sequence and contains these coding sequences:
- the LOC139069724 gene encoding phosphatidylinositol phosphatase PTPRQ, giving the protein MAPDTPPQFLKATKLSDYEVKLSWEPPLKPNSDILYYIVRIWNETTETWQNVTGTSVIIHVDSESRYNASVSSWTRLGDGGVLIYISFTSGEAEPTDPPQNVTVVNVTASSLTLTWHPPTQPNGIIVHYTVYISENNTMTEKKIPVSNLPIPASHDSPFIYNLKRLIGGSNYTIWMTSSTIQGDGGVRSKPLTVLLPEDAAPLSAKHRTSRAPCVSRTAKPSRGSRPLVFRPPQTPGSL